One window of the Haloarcula halobia genome contains the following:
- a CDS encoding LVIVD repeat-containing protein: MRRRRFLRSIGVASVGSGLAVGTARGHPTPTDDGTPGTPAGTPTGDGPLGVLDLPAAHEAVVSPDGHTAYVAIGDGFVVVDIESPSDPRRLGTQTDLLADSADGPMQRVQDLAVSGSRLLVVGPAHPSEGARGLVVYDVSDRRDPRRVAGYEFDSTVHNCDFDGRFAYLTANSREANPLVVVDTETEREAGTWSLFDVDARWRDVSPGLRSLHDVTVQGDRAYLAHWDAGTWILDVSDPTAPELVSKVRGRDPATLAAVDDPGRESRVPPGNDHYVTVGEDAALLGVGSETFGLEGGAGGPSGIELFDVSDPTAPRALATIEPPPSENPTRDGVLTTAHNFELVDGRCYASWYLGGLTVHDVSDPTAPREVFAWRDSQRASFWTAQRAAGTVAATSTNALGGVEVQPGLYTFPDPPRDGATGTDGTTGTDESQAGDDPAVSGAGGAGFGVGAALSAVALWACRHRR; this comes from the coding sequence ATGCGCCGTCGACGCTTCCTCCGCAGTATCGGGGTCGCCAGCGTCGGTTCCGGCCTCGCCGTCGGAACCGCCCGTGGCCACCCGACGCCGACAGACGACGGTACCCCGGGCACGCCCGCCGGGACGCCGACCGGCGACGGGCCCCTTGGAGTCCTCGACCTCCCCGCTGCTCACGAGGCCGTCGTCAGCCCAGACGGCCACACGGCGTACGTCGCTATCGGCGACGGGTTCGTCGTCGTCGACATCGAGTCACCGTCGGACCCGCGGCGTCTCGGCACACAGACAGACCTGCTGGCCGACAGCGCCGACGGCCCCATGCAGCGCGTCCAGGACCTCGCCGTCAGCGGGTCCCGGTTGCTGGTCGTCGGGCCGGCACACCCCAGCGAGGGGGCCCGCGGCCTCGTGGTCTACGACGTGAGCGACCGCCGGGACCCACGGCGAGTCGCCGGCTACGAGTTCGACTCGACCGTCCACAACTGCGACTTCGACGGCCGCTTCGCCTACCTGACCGCCAACAGCCGCGAGGCGAACCCGCTGGTCGTCGTCGACACGGAAACCGAACGCGAGGCCGGCACGTGGTCGCTGTTCGACGTCGACGCACGCTGGCGGGACGTCTCGCCCGGCCTGCGCTCGCTGCACGACGTCACCGTCCAGGGGGACCGCGCCTACCTCGCTCACTGGGACGCCGGGACGTGGATACTCGACGTCTCGGACCCGACCGCGCCCGAACTCGTCTCGAAGGTGCGGGGCCGGGACCCGGCGACGCTTGCGGCCGTCGACGACCCCGGGCGCGAGAGTCGCGTCCCGCCCGGCAACGACCACTACGTCACCGTCGGCGAGGACGCGGCACTCCTGGGGGTGGGAAGCGAGACGTTCGGCCTCGAGGGCGGCGCCGGCGGGCCGAGCGGCATCGAGCTGTTCGACGTCAGCGACCCGACGGCGCCCCGGGCCCTCGCGACCATCGAGCCGCCACCCTCGGAGAACCCGACGCGCGACGGCGTCCTGACGACGGCCCACAACTTCGAACTCGTCGATGGGCGGTGTTACGCCTCGTGGTACCTCGGCGGCCTCACGGTCCACGACGTCTCCGACCCGACGGCCCCCCGCGAGGTGTTCGCCTGGCGCGACAGCCAGCGCGCGTCGTTCTGGACCGCCCAGCGGGCCGCGGGAACAGTCGCCGCCACCAGCACGAACGCGCTCGGCGGGGTCGAGGTCCAGCCCGGGCTCTACACCTTCCCGGACCCGCCCCGGGACGGCGCGACGGGGACCGACGGCACGACGGGGACCGACGAGTCACAGGCCGGCGACGACCCGGCCGTCTCCGGTGCCGGCGGCGCGGGGTTCGGCGTCGGGGCGGCACTCTCGGCAGTCGCGCTGTGGGCCTGCCGGCACCGGCGCTGA
- a CDS encoding LURP-one-related/scramblase family protein, translating to MSTPSTYDISGLALTDDSYTVEQSLVRNKYKAMDAAGNVVLRGKQKLFKLKEEFPFVDGNGEDVFTVKAASMLDVAGNYVLTDSRTGEEVVVLDNDFSLLQDTWRIRDPGTGEELARIDSRGALVTILRNVLPFGEWIPHKYEITDANGAHVGRIDGQFSLKDRYQIIIDDASDVPTEPVVAAAMVIDAIQGN from the coding sequence ATGAGCACGCCCTCCACGTACGACATCAGCGGTCTCGCCCTCACCGACGACTCCTACACCGTCGAACAGAGCCTCGTGCGCAACAAGTACAAGGCGATGGACGCCGCCGGCAACGTCGTCCTCCGCGGCAAGCAGAAGCTGTTCAAACTCAAAGAGGAGTTCCCGTTCGTCGACGGGAACGGCGAGGACGTGTTCACGGTGAAAGCGGCGAGTATGCTCGACGTCGCCGGCAACTACGTCCTCACCGACTCCCGGACCGGCGAGGAGGTGGTCGTGCTGGACAACGACTTCTCCTTGCTACAGGACACCTGGCGGATTCGCGACCCGGGGACCGGCGAGGAACTGGCCCGAATCGACTCCCGCGGGGCGCTGGTGACGATACTCCGGAACGTCCTCCCGTTCGGCGAGTGGATTCCCCACAAGTACGAGATCACCGACGCGAACGGCGCTCACGTCGGGCGCATCGACGGCCAGTTCTCCCTGAAGGACCGCTACCAGATTATCATCGACGACGCCAGCGACGTGCCGACGGAACCGGTCGTCGCCGCGGCGATGGTCATCGACGCGATCCAGGGCAACTGA
- the uvrA gene encoding excinuclease ABC subunit UvrA, which produces MSKDVIEVTGAAEHNLKDVDVEIPREELTVVTGLSGSGKSSLAFETVYAEGQRRYIESLSAYARNFLGQMDKPQVENVEGLSPAISIDQKNAANNPRSTVGTVTELHDYLRLLYARIGVPHCPECGREVGEQSAQNMVSRLLDLPEGTRAKLCAPVVRDQKGAFEDLFDELVGDGYARVEVDGEEYDLTLDRPDLDENYDHTVDVVVDRITVSTEARSRITDSVETALGEAEGTLKVVLPDPPGGVADALGGSTSRRTGDLAHDEADAGSDDRLVVELSEDLACTHCGIDISEIETRSFSFNSPHGACPACEGLGETKEVAEDLVVRDESKPLKDVFEPWSYDRTYYSRQLDNVAEHFGVSVHTPFEDLDPGIRRQFLYGTDDVVHFQWRTKNGTREKTERFEGVIPNLERRHVETDSDRAREHIEDFMATTTCPDCEGTRLKAESRAVLVDGTAITEVNQMSIGDALTHFEGLEANLSARDRKIAEEILKEIRARLGFMKEVGLEYLTLDREAATLSGGESQRIRLATQIGSGLVGVLYVLDEPSIGLHHRDNDRLLNTLEELRDLGNTLLVVEHDTETMRRADNIIDMGPGPGRRGGEVVVNGPVEEVMAADDSVTGEYLSGERAIPVPEERRPGDGTLTVRGARQHNLADLDIEFPLGTFTAITGVSGSGKSTLMHDVLYKGLVRRMNDTDVNPGEHDAIEGIDNIETVRLIDQSPIGRTPRSNPATYTNVFDHIRELFAETSLSKQRGYEKGRFSFNVKGGRCEGCGGQGTVTIDMNFLSDVEVPCEECGGARYNDETLDVTYKGATIADVLEMTVEEAYDFFESHSGIRRRLQLLKDVGLDYMKLGQPSTTLSGGEAQRVKLAEELGKKDSGETLYLLDEPTTGLHPEDERKLIDVLHRLTDDGNTVVVIEHELDLVKNADHILDLGPEGGENGGTLVAAGTPEEVARTEESYTGQYLRDLLPSVDLEGPRADREVAQPAADDD; this is translated from the coding sequence ATGAGTAAAGACGTCATCGAGGTCACGGGCGCAGCGGAACACAACCTCAAGGACGTCGACGTGGAGATTCCCCGCGAGGAACTCACCGTCGTCACCGGCCTCTCGGGGTCGGGGAAGTCCTCGCTCGCCTTCGAGACGGTCTACGCCGAGGGCCAGCGGCGCTACATCGAGTCGCTGTCGGCGTACGCCCGGAACTTCCTGGGCCAGATGGACAAGCCCCAGGTCGAGAACGTCGAGGGGCTCTCGCCGGCGATCTCCATCGACCAGAAGAACGCCGCGAACAACCCCCGCTCGACGGTCGGGACCGTCACGGAACTCCACGACTACCTCCGCCTGCTGTATGCCCGCATCGGCGTCCCGCACTGCCCGGAGTGTGGCCGCGAGGTGGGCGAGCAGTCGGCCCAGAACATGGTCTCGCGCCTCCTCGACCTCCCCGAGGGGACCCGCGCGAAGCTGTGTGCGCCAGTGGTCCGCGACCAGAAGGGCGCCTTCGAGGACCTGTTCGACGAGCTCGTCGGCGACGGGTACGCCCGCGTCGAGGTCGACGGCGAGGAGTACGACCTCACGCTGGACCGCCCCGACCTGGACGAGAACTACGACCACACCGTCGACGTCGTCGTCGACCGTATCACGGTCTCGACGGAGGCGCGATCGCGGATCACCGACTCCGTCGAGACGGCGCTCGGGGAGGCCGAGGGGACGCTGAAGGTCGTCCTCCCGGACCCGCCCGGGGGTGTGGCCGACGCGCTCGGCGGGTCGACCAGCCGTCGGACGGGCGACCTGGCCCACGACGAGGCGGACGCCGGGAGCGACGACCGCCTGGTCGTCGAACTCTCCGAGGACCTCGCCTGTACCCACTGTGGCATCGACATCTCCGAGATCGAGACCCGGTCGTTCTCGTTTAACTCCCCGCACGGTGCCTGTCCGGCCTGCGAGGGGCTCGGCGAGACCAAGGAGGTCGCCGAGGACCTCGTCGTACGCGACGAGAGTAAACCGCTGAAAGACGTCTTCGAGCCCTGGAGCTACGACCGGACGTACTACTCCCGGCAGCTGGACAACGTCGCCGAGCACTTCGGCGTCTCCGTCCACACGCCCTTCGAGGACCTGGACCCGGGGATTCGCCGGCAGTTCCTCTACGGGACCGACGACGTCGTCCACTTCCAGTGGCGCACCAAGAACGGCACCCGTGAGAAGACCGAGCGCTTCGAGGGCGTCATCCCCAATCTCGAGCGCCGGCACGTCGAGACGGACTCGGACCGCGCCCGCGAGCACATCGAGGACTTCATGGCGACGACGACCTGTCCCGACTGCGAGGGGACGCGCCTGAAAGCCGAGTCCCGCGCGGTTCTGGTGGACGGCACCGCCATCACCGAGGTCAACCAGATGTCGATCGGCGACGCGCTGACCCACTTCGAGGGCCTGGAGGCGAACCTCTCGGCGCGCGACCGGAAGATCGCCGAGGAGATCCTCAAGGAGATCCGCGCCCGCCTGGGCTTCATGAAGGAGGTCGGCCTGGAGTACCTGACGCTGGACCGCGAGGCCGCGACGCTCTCGGGCGGGGAGAGCCAGCGCATCCGCCTGGCGACGCAGATCGGCTCGGGACTCGTCGGCGTCCTCTACGTGCTCGACGAGCCCTCCATCGGCCTGCACCACCGCGACAACGACCGCCTGCTGAACACCTTAGAGGAACTGCGCGACCTGGGCAACACCCTGCTGGTCGTCGAACACGACACCGAGACGATGCGGCGGGCCGACAACATCATCGACATGGGCCCGGGTCCCGGCCGGCGCGGCGGCGAGGTGGTAGTCAACGGCCCCGTCGAGGAGGTGATGGCCGCCGACGACTCCGTGACCGGCGAGTACCTCTCCGGGGAGCGGGCGATTCCGGTCCCGGAGGAGCGTCGACCGGGCGACGGGACGCTCACCGTGCGGGGTGCCCGCCAGCACAACCTCGCGGACCTCGACATCGAGTTCCCGCTGGGGACGTTCACAGCCATCACCGGCGTCTCGGGGTCGGGTAAGTCGACGCTAATGCACGACGTGCTCTACAAGGGCCTCGTGCGCCGGATGAACGACACCGACGTGAACCCCGGCGAGCACGACGCCATCGAGGGCATCGACAACATCGAGACGGTCCGGTTGATCGACCAGTCGCCAATCGGCCGCACGCCCCGGTCGAACCCCGCGACCTACACCAACGTCTTCGACCACATCCGCGAGCTGTTCGCCGAGACCAGCCTCTCGAAACAGCGGGGCTACGAGAAAGGGCGGTTCTCCTTCAACGTCAAGGGCGGCCGCTGTGAGGGGTGTGGCGGCCAGGGCACCGTCACCATCGACATGAACTTCCTCTCGGACGTGGAGGTGCCCTGCGAGGAGTGTGGCGGCGCCCGCTACAACGACGAGACGCTGGACGTCACGTACAAGGGCGCGACCATCGCCGACGTCCTGGAGATGACCGTCGAGGAGGCCTACGACTTCTTCGAGAGCCACAGCGGCATCCGGCGGCGCCTCCAGCTCCTGAAGGACGTCGGGCTGGACTACATGAAACTCGGCCAGCCCTCGACCACCCTCTCGGGCGGGGAGGCACAGCGCGTCAAACTCGCAGAGGAACTGGGCAAGAAAGATTCCGGCGAGACGCTCTATCTGCTGGACGAGCCCACCACCGGGCTCCACCCCGAGGACGAGCGAAAGCTCATCGACGTGCTCCACCGCCTGACCGACGACGGCAACACCGTGGTGGTCATCGAGCACGAGCTGGACCTGGTGAAGAACGCCGACCACATCCTCGACCTCGGACCGGAGGGCGGGGAGAACGGCGGGACGCTCGTTGCCGCGGGTACCCCGGAGGAGGTCGCACGGACCGAGGAGTCCTACACCGGCCAGTACCTCCGCGACCTGCTGCCCAGCGTCGACCTGGAGGGGCCACGGGCCGACCGCGAGGTGGCCCAGCCGGCCGCCGACGACGACTGA